Genomic window (Xylanimonas protaetiae):
GGTCCTGGAGGACATCGCCAGGGAGGGCATCGCGTTTGCCGGACCGTCCGCGTGGCTGAGCCGCCAGATCCGCACCGCCAGGAGGATCGCATGAGCCCGCGCACGGTCTCCACCGACCAGCACGCCCGCAGGGGTCGCCTCGCCAAGGCCCGGCAGTTCGCTGAGGCTGCCGAGATCGTGCACGCCCTCGCTGGCGGTCAGGCCGACCTCCTCGATGCTTATGACCTGGACGTCCTGCTCGGCATGAAGACCCAGGCAGGGTACGGACACGAGCCGGTCACGCCTGAGCGGGCCGTGCGGTCGGGCAGGGCCATGGATGCGCTGCTGGTCGCAGCGGGGATCGTGGGATGAGTGCTCCCGCCGCGTCCGCGGCCTCGGCTGATCAGGCCGGGAGCGCCGGCAGGGGGCGGGCGTCCAGCCACGGGGTCAGGGCGCCCGCGGCCGCGGCGCCGCAGCGCTCCGCGACCAGCGCGCGGAAGTCCGACGTCGTCGCGGTGCCGTGGCGGAACCGCTCGGTCCAGGCGTGCAGCAGGCCGAAGAAGCGGTCGTCGCCCACGACCGTGCGCAGCGCGTGCAGGGTCAGGGCGCCGCGCTTGTAGGTGCGGTCGTCGAACATCAGGTCGGGCCCGGGGTCGGTAAGCAGCAGGTCCTGGGGGAGCCCAGCCAGCCGCGCGTGGTGCTCGGCCGCGTGCTCGGCCGCCGACGGCCCGCCCGACCGCTCCGACCACAGCCACTCGGCGTAGCAGGCGAAGCCCTCGTGCAGCCAGATGTCGCTCCAGCGCGCGGCCGTCACCGAGTTGCCGAACCACTGGTGGGCGAGCTCGTGCGCCACGAGCCGGTCCTCGGGCTTCGACCCGTCCAGGTGGTTGGCGCCGAACACGGCCGTGCCGTGCGCCTCGAGCGGGATCTCGAGCTCGTCGGGCGTGACGACGACGGTGTACGCGGCGAACGGGTACGGGCCGAAGAGCTCCTCGAAGACGGCGAGGAGCGCGCCGTGCCGGTCGAGGTCGTGCGCGACGGCGGCGGCCTGCGGGGCGGGGCGCGCCACCTGCACGAGCGGGGTGGCGCGGGCGCCGGACGACGTCGCCGGCGCCCCGCTGCGAGGTGCCTCGTCGCGGGGTGTCTCGTCGCGGGGTACGACGTCGAGCGGGACGACGTCGTACCGCCCGATCTGCACCGTCGCCAGATAGACGTTGAGCGGCTCGGTCCGCTGGAACACCCACGTGCGCGTCCCCGCCCGGCGCGTGA
Coding sequences:
- a CDS encoding M1 family metallopeptidase; translated protein: MPHRRDPDPYLPNHGSADYVVEHYALDLRYRVEPNRLEGTARLGVRAVEACTDLRLDLIGLRVARVEVGGRPAKFAANKRSMRVRLPRPLAPGATATVAITYAGNPRPGRGPWGETGWEELGEGVLVAGQPDGAPTWFPCNDRLGPKSTIDLTLTTDAPYTVVANAPVAKVTRRAGTRTWVFQRTEPLNVYLATVQIGRYDVVPLDVVPRDETPRDEAPRSGAPATSSGARATPLVQVARPAPQAAAVAHDLDRHGALLAVFEELFGPYPFAAYTVVVTPDELEIPLEAHGTAVFGANHLDGSKPEDRLVAHELAHQWFGNSVTAARWSDIWLHEGFACYAEWLWSERSGGPSAAEHAAEHHARLAGLPQDLLLTDPGPDLMFDDRTYKRGALTLHALRTVVGDDRFFGLLHAWTERFRHGTATTSDFRALVAERCGAAAAGALTPWLDARPLPALPA